A single window of Gossypium arboreum isolate Shixiya-1 chromosome 13, ASM2569848v2, whole genome shotgun sequence DNA harbors:
- the LOC108462659 gene encoding uncharacterized protein LOC108462659 yields the protein MSSNFLIPQAQEQELKNMFFRYMNQWFSELMQGRNSAQQPPPPTVPLIMPLVAPPPPSVYVSSKRTSIEKLRKYGVEEFRGRSENDLVKAEYWLQNTIRIFEKIPCSPDDYLRCAISLLKEEAYNWWSTIIAVVPKEKIFWEFFQTKFKKKYVVKRYLDKKKREFLEFYQGNRSVAEYGREFVYLNKYVWEIVPTEEEMCIRFEEGLNDEI from the coding sequence ATGAGTAGTAATTTCCTGATTCCTCAGGCTCAAGAACAAGAACTTAAAAACATGTTCTTTAGATATATGAACCAGTGGTTTAGTGAGCTCATGCAGGGAAGAAATTCGgctcagcaacctccaccccctacTGTACCCCTTATAATGCCTCTAGTTGCACCTCCACCTCCTTCAGTGTATGTATCTAGTAAACGTACTTCGATTGAAAAACTCAGAAAGTATGGGGTTGAAGAATTTCGGGGTAGGTCAGAAAATGATCTAGTTAAAGCTGAGTATTGGCTTCAAAATACAATAAGGATCTTTGAAAAAATTCCTTGTTCCCCCGATGATTATTTAAGATGTGCTATTTCATTATTAAAAGAAGAGGCATATAACTGGTGGTCGACAATAATAGCTGTAGTACCAAAAGAGAAAATTTtctgggaatttttccaaactaaatttaagaagaaatatgttgTAAAAAGGTATCTAGATAAGAAAAAGAGGGAATTTCTTGAGTTCTACCAAGGAAATAGATCAGTAGCTGAGTATGGGAGGGAATTTGTATACCTCAATAAATATGTTTGGGAAATTGTGCCAACCGAAGAAGAAATGTGCATCcgatttgaagaagggttgaatgatgAAATCTAA